The Desmonostoc muscorum LEGE 12446 genome includes a region encoding these proteins:
- a CDS encoding RNA polymerase sigma factor SigF, translated as MAASESSLRTDGIELLHLYHQNPSIKLRNKLVQLHTGLVRKMAHKFSHQCNEPYEDLEQIGYFGLIRAIERFDPSQGYAFSSFAVPYIRGEMLHFLRDRSTLLKIPRRWQELYNEGQKIRKELAMSLGRAPKDAEIAKELRVSVQEWQETKLAAQNRLPLSLDATAVNYVDCQITLGEALPCPRSTAQQQLDEERQQLQGAINMLEEKPRMAVEMVFLKELSRKDAAKNIGTSPMTVTRYLQKGIQDLICYLQPQVMPTGS; from the coding sequence ATGGCAGCAAGTGAGTCCTCTTTACGAACTGATGGTATAGAATTATTACACTTGTACCACCAGAATCCATCTATTAAACTTCGTAATAAACTTGTACAATTACATACTGGCTTAGTGCGGAAGATGGCTCATAAATTCAGCCATCAATGTAATGAACCTTATGAAGATTTAGAACAAATTGGTTATTTTGGTTTAATTAGGGCAATTGAGCGTTTTGATCCTAGTCAAGGATATGCTTTTAGTTCTTTTGCTGTGCCATATATTCGCGGTGAGATGCTGCACTTTTTGCGCGATCGCAGTACTCTATTAAAGATTCCTCGTCGTTGGCAAGAACTGTACAACGAAGGACAAAAGATTCGCAAAGAATTGGCTATGTCTTTGGGTCGTGCCCCCAAGGATGCTGAAATTGCCAAGGAACTCCGAGTATCTGTACAAGAATGGCAAGAAACCAAGTTAGCTGCTCAAAACCGTTTGCCTTTGAGTTTAGATGCGACCGCAGTTAACTATGTTGATTGCCAAATCACCTTGGGTGAAGCACTTCCTTGTCCCCGTTCTACTGCCCAACAACAACTAGACGAAGAACGCCAACAACTCCAAGGGGCAATCAATATGTTAGAAGAAAAGCCCCGGATGGCAGTTGAAATGGTATTTTTGAAGGAACTTTCTCGCAAGGATGCTGCTAAGAATATTGGCACTAGTCCGATGACAGTAACGCGGTATCTGCAAAAGGGAATTCAGGATTTAATTTGCTATTTGCAACCACAAGTTATGCCCACTGGATCGTAG